CTTCCCGAGGCGGCGGCGGCGGCGACGGCGATCAAAAGCGAGGACCTCTCGGTGGTCGATGTCGCCGACGAAAGTTTCGCATCATAGCGAAGAAGCGGAAGGGGGGATTTTCCCCCCTTCTTTTTTTGAACCCCCGGGTTCATATCAAAACATCCGGGTATCCCCGGTGAAGGGTGGCGGCGATGGCGGGAAAAGACCTGTCCACGGTATTAAAAGCACTTCCCCGGCTCGTTCTGGCGCGGGAAACGCTGGGTATTATCGCAAGCGTCATTCATCAATGGGGCGCCGCCAATACGGTGCGCATTTTGGTGCGGTCGGCACGACGGATCGGTATCATCAATAACCTGAAACATCTTTTCGCATTCCGCCTTGACCTGATCGTTCCCCACGTCCTGATCGCCATGTGGGATGTCTTCGCCGAACGGGAGGCTATCGTAACGGAAGGCCGGCGCCTGACATACCGGCAGTTGAAAGAACGGGTCTTCAGGCTTGCCAACGGCCTGCAATCACTCGGCATGCAGCCGAAAGACCATTTCGCCGAGCTTCTCTACAACGGTAACGAGTTCTTTGAGGCCCTGCTTGCGGGTTCCCTGATCGGATGTCCCATGCCGTTCCTCAACTGGCATATGCAGGGAACGGAACTTGCGGAGGCGATCAACAGGGCCTCACCGCGGATTCTCGTATTCGACGAGGAGTTCCTTCCCCGCGTTTCCGCCGTGAGGGACATGCTCCCTTCGGTGGAACACTTCGTCGTGGTCGGCGACACGGTTCCGGAGGGAATGATCGGTTACGAGGACCTGATCCGCCGTTCTTCGAACGATGATCCCCGGTTCAATTTCATCATCGCCCTGAACCCTTACACGGGCGGGACCACGGGAACGCCGAAAAATGTCAATTACTACGATACGATCGGATATGCTTTCAGCGACCTCTCCGAGGCGCCGGCGGTTCCCTTCGATGAATACCTGTGGCTTCTTATTAAAGAACTGAGTTTTGTATACTGGTTCGGCGCCGCGCGGATAACGGACCCGATCACCCGCAACATGCGGTGCCTGATCCCGGGCCCCCTCTATCATGCGGGGACCGTGGCCGGCTGGGCCCCTTTTCTGGTGCTTGGTTCCACGGCCTTTCCACTGCGCACCTTCGATCCCGAAAAATTTCTGGAAGTTATAGAACAGGAGCGCATCAACTGGGTCTTCGTAGTGCCCACCATGCTGGAGCGGGTTCTCCAGCTTCCCGCGGAGGTGCGGAACCGTTATGACCTTCGGTCCATGCATTCGCTCATATGTGCGGCGGCCCCCGCCACACCGGAACTGAAACGGGCCATCAATGAGTACTTCAGGGAACGGGGCTGCGACAAGAACGTCTTCATGGAATATTATGGGTCTTCCGAGACGGCTATTACCTCCGTCCTTATTCCCGAGGATTACGAGGAGAAGCCCCGACGGTATGCGAGCGTGGGAAAGATCCGGTGCGCTGAGACGGGGATCCTCGATGCCGGCTGCGACCGGTGGTGTCCCCCCGGAACGGAAGGAAAGGTCGTGACGAGGAGTGTCATGACCGTGGGGTTGAAATACCGGGGTACCCCCGAGAAGGCCGATGAGGCTTTCCGGACCGTCGACGGCCGGCGGTGGTTCGATGACGGCCTGCGGGGCTTCATGGATGAGGAAGGATTCCTCTATCTGACGGGCCGGGAAAAAGAGATGATCATCAGCGGCGGTGTCAATATCTTTCCGAATGAAATAGAAACGGTGATCAAGCGTTACGGGAAGGTCGCCGATGTGGGTGTCGTCAGATATCCCGACGGTGACCTCGGTGAGGTGCCCGCCGCCGTGGTCCAGTTGCGCCGGGGACTGCACGCGGAACCTGGAGAGATCATCGAGCACTGTCGCTCGGAAGGGCTTCATGGATTGAAGCTTCCGCGGCATGTCGACTTTGTCGATGAACTGCCCCGGCATATCGATGGAAAACTGATCAAGAGAGAACTGGAGGATCGCTACTGGCAGGGGATCGAACGACGAGGCTGACAGGGGCGATGCCTCTTATGAACATAGGACTTACGTTGAATTGAAGAAGGAGGTGTATGATGGCGTTCGAACGCGTGTGGCACAAGTCCTATCCGGCGGGAGTGCCGGGCGAGATAGACATAGAAAAGGTAACCGTCGGGGAAGGCCTGACGAGAACGGCCGGCCGGCATCCCGACCGGACAGCGTTCATCTACATGGGAAGGCGGATAACCTTCCGCGAACTGGAAAAGCTGGTGAACCGGTTCACCCGTGCATTGATCGACATCGGGGTGAAGGAGGGAGACACGGTGGGTATGCTTCTTCCCAATGTACCTCCCCTGATTATCGCCAACCATGCCGTCTACCGGGTGGGGGCGACAGCGGCCATGAACAATCCCC
This genomic interval from Deltaproteobacteria bacterium contains the following:
- a CDS encoding AMP-binding protein, which gives rise to MAGKDLSTVLKALPRLVLARETLGIIASVIHQWGAANTVRILVRSARRIGIINNLKHLFAFRLDLIVPHVLIAMWDVFAEREAIVTEGRRLTYRQLKERVFRLANGLQSLGMQPKDHFAELLYNGNEFFEALLAGSLIGCPMPFLNWHMQGTELAEAINRASPRILVFDEEFLPRVSAVRDMLPSVEHFVVVGDTVPEGMIGYEDLIRRSSNDDPRFNFIIALNPYTGGTTGTPKNVNYYDTIGYAFSDLSEAPAVPFDEYLWLLIKELSFVYWFGAARITDPITRNMRCLIPGPLYHAGTVAGWAPFLVLGSTAFPLRTFDPEKFLEVIEQERINWVFVVPTMLERVLQLPAEVRNRYDLRSMHSLICAAAPATPELKRAINEYFRERGCDKNVFMEYYGSSETAITSVLIPEDYEEKPRRYASVGKIRCAETGILDAGCDRWCPPGTEGKVVTRSVMTVGLKYRGTPEKADEAFRTVDGRRWFDDGLRGFMDEEGFLYLTGREKEMIISGGVNIFPNEIETVIKRYGKVADVGVVRYPDGDLGEVPAAVVQLRRGLHAEPGEIIEHCRSEGLHGLKLPRHVDFVDELPRHIDGKLIKRELEDRYWQGIERRG